One segment of Shewanella piezotolerans WP3 DNA contains the following:
- the ychF gene encoding redox-regulated ATPase YchF: MGFKCGIVGLPNVGKSTLFNALTKAGIEASNFPFCTIEPNTGVVPVPDSRLDALAEIVNPERIMPTTMEFVDIAGLVAGASKGEGLGNKFLANIRETDAIGHVVRCFEDDNIVHVANKVSPASDIEVINTELALADLDSCERAITRQAKRAKGGDADAKFEVAVLEKMRPVLDEGKMLRSMELTKEELAAVGYLNFLTIKPTMYIANVSEDGFENNPHLDTVRAIAAEENAVVVAVCAAIESELAEMDAEDRNEFMADLGLEEPGLDRVIRAGYDLLTLQTYFTAGVKEVRAWTVRIGASAPQAAGVIHTDFERGFIRAQVMAYDDFITYKGEAGAKEAGKLRVEGKTYIVKDGDVMHFLFNV, encoded by the coding sequence ATGGGTTTCAAATGTGGCATCGTAGGCCTGCCAAATGTTGGTAAATCAACACTTTTCAACGCGTTAACTAAAGCAGGCATCGAAGCGTCAAACTTCCCGTTCTGTACAATTGAGCCAAATACAGGTGTTGTGCCTGTACCTGATTCAAGACTGGATGCATTGGCCGAGATTGTTAATCCAGAGCGCATCATGCCTACAACAATGGAGTTTGTTGATATTGCTGGCTTAGTTGCTGGTGCATCAAAAGGAGAAGGTCTAGGTAATAAGTTCCTAGCTAATATCCGTGAAACAGACGCAATTGGTCATGTTGTCCGTTGTTTTGAAGATGACAACATTGTCCATGTAGCGAATAAGGTATCACCTGCTAGCGATATTGAAGTTATCAATACTGAATTGGCACTTGCTGACTTAGATTCATGTGAGCGTGCGATTACTCGTCAAGCTAAGCGTGCTAAAGGCGGAGACGCTGATGCTAAGTTTGAAGTAGCAGTGCTTGAGAAGATGCGTCCAGTATTGGACGAAGGAAAAATGCTACGCTCAATGGAGCTAACGAAAGAAGAGTTAGCTGCAGTTGGTTATTTGAATTTCCTAACCATCAAGCCAACCATGTACATTGCTAACGTATCTGAAGATGGATTTGAAAATAACCCACATTTAGATACCGTTCGCGCTATTGCCGCAGAAGAGAACGCCGTCGTTGTTGCAGTATGTGCCGCGATAGAGTCTGAACTGGCGGAAATGGATGCGGAAGACCGCAATGAATTCATGGCCGATCTTGGTTTAGAAGAGCCAGGTCTTGATCGTGTTATTCGCGCTGGTTATGACCTACTGACCCTACAGACATACTTTACTGCTGGCGTTAAAGAAGTGCGCGCTTGGACGGTTCGAATCGGCGCTAGTGCACCACAGGCTGCAGGTGTCATTCACACCGACTTTGAACGTGGCTTTATTCGTGCGCAAGTGATGGCATACGATGACTTTATCACTTATAAAGGTGAAGCTGGCGCGAAAGAAGCGGGTAAACTACGTGTTGAAGGTAAAACTTATATCGTTAAAGATGGCGATGTAATGCATTTCTTATTTAACGTATAA
- the pth gene encoding aminoacyl-tRNA hydrolase: MSNIKLIVGLANPGAQYERTRHNAGAWYVEELARVCGASLTLDSKYFGMTARATLHGKDVRLLIPTTFMNLSGKSVGALANFFRIAPEEILVAHDELDMSPGVAKFKLGGGHGGHNGLKDIIAKLANDKGFYRLRIGIGHPGDKNQVSNYVLSKASPTDQELMDAAIDEAVRSTEILFNEDMAKAMHRLHSFKA; encoded by the coding sequence ATGAGCAATATTAAACTTATTGTTGGGTTAGCAAATCCCGGCGCACAGTATGAACGAACGCGCCATAACGCAGGGGCTTGGTATGTTGAAGAGCTCGCCAGAGTGTGTGGTGCGTCCTTAACATTAGACAGTAAGTACTTTGGTATGACGGCAAGAGCCACACTTCATGGTAAAGATGTGCGTTTATTGATCCCGACGACTTTTATGAACTTAAGCGGCAAGTCGGTTGGCGCATTAGCAAACTTTTTTCGGATTGCACCAGAAGAGATCTTGGTTGCCCACGATGAGCTAGATATGTCGCCAGGGGTGGCGAAATTTAAGCTTGGTGGTGGGCATGGCGGTCATAATGGTCTGAAGGATATTATTGCCAAGTTAGCTAATGATAAAGGCTTCTACCGTTTACGAATTGGTATTGGTCATCCAGGCGATAAAAATCAGGTGAGCAATTACGTGCTCAGCAAAGCATCGCCAACGGATCAAGAATTAATGGATGCCGCGATAGATGAAGCAGTGCGCTCCACAGAGATATTATTTAACGAAGATATGGCAAAGGCGATGCACAGGTTGCATTCTTTTAAAGCATAA
- a CDS encoding FAD-dependent monooxygenase, whose translation MVGAATAIGLAQLGLTVAVVEAFAPKAYESSQPLDLRVSAISAASEELLSRLGALKFLKTMRQVAYKGLETWELDGCITQFHSDQIGASHLGHIVENRLIQLSLWERITQLDNISLYCPVKINQLQRSHGDDAIDVSLEDGHVFSTKLLIGADGANSYVRQWANIGITGWDYAQSAMLINIETGSDEQDVTWQQFTPQGPRSLLPLPGKNASLVWYDDANRIAQLSQLNNTALKKQIDQHFPERLERDFTVVNKASFKLTRRHAQRYYSDNIVILGDAAHTINPLAGQGVNLGFKDVDALITTIESQLHNESGWWNSEVLKQYQGCRYRDNQLMMSAMDMFYASFSNDILPLKLLRNSALKLANIDSPIKKYVLKYAMGF comes from the coding sequence ATGGTTGGAGCGGCGACGGCAATTGGCTTAGCGCAGCTAGGGCTAACTGTTGCGGTAGTAGAAGCGTTTGCCCCTAAAGCTTATGAAAGCTCTCAACCACTCGACTTAAGAGTCTCTGCTATAAGTGCTGCATCTGAAGAACTATTGTCACGTTTGGGGGCATTGAAGTTTTTGAAAACTATGCGTCAAGTGGCTTACAAAGGTCTTGAAACATGGGAGCTAGATGGCTGCATTACCCAATTTCACAGCGACCAAATAGGCGCTTCACACCTTGGTCATATTGTAGAGAACCGCTTAATTCAGCTCTCGTTGTGGGAGCGCATAACGCAGTTAGACAATATTAGCCTCTATTGCCCTGTTAAAATTAATCAACTGCAACGTAGTCATGGTGATGATGCCATTGACGTTTCTTTAGAAGACGGACATGTATTCTCGACTAAACTGTTGATCGGCGCCGATGGTGCTAACTCCTATGTTAGGCAATGGGCGAATATAGGTATTACAGGTTGGGATTATGCTCAGTCGGCGATGCTTATCAATATTGAAACTGGTAGCGATGAGCAAGATGTTACTTGGCAGCAATTTACACCTCAAGGCCCACGCTCCTTATTACCATTACCAGGTAAGAATGCTTCTTTAGTTTGGTATGATGATGCCAATCGGATTGCACAGTTGTCACAGTTAAATAATACGGCACTGAAGAAACAGATTGATCAACACTTTCCTGAGCGACTAGAGCGTGATTTTACAGTCGTAAATAAAGCTAGCTTTAAACTTACCCGTCGCCATGCACAGCGTTACTACAGTGATAATATAGTGATCCTAGGCGATGCTGCACATACCATAAACCCGCTAGCGGGGCAGGGAGTTAACCTAGGTTTTAAAGATGTAGATGCACTTATTACAACTATTGAGTCTCAACTGCACAATGAATCAGGCTGGTGGAACTCTGAGGTTCTTAAACAATATCAAGGGTGTCGTTACCGCGATAATCAGTTAATGATGTCCGCCATGGATATGTTTTATGCCAGCTTTAGTAATGATATTTTACCGTTGAAACTGTTAAGAAATAGCGCACTCAAACTGGCGAATATAGATAGCCCAATTAAGAAGTATGTACTGAAGTACGCCATGGGTTTTTGA